The stretch of DNA TATGGAGGATGTAATTATACTGCCCTGCAAACAGTAGATCGTAAATCTAGAGGACGGCCATTTTCTAAATAGTGGGATAGATGGAAGAGAAATAAAACTGCTTCACTTACCACTGGAGATGTGCACCTTCTTCATCCATGGGTACACCACCGGGTCCTGGCATCCAGAGGCTGTGGGCTGCTTGCTGTCCAAAGACATTTGGCTACAGGATGGAGGCGAATTGGGGCTGCTGGACTGGCAGTGGTGCTTGTCTTCAGGGATCAGTCCAGCTGGGGGGTGAGTCCGAGGGGATAATAAAGAAGGCTGGAGCCCGGAGCCGGGGCAGGGAGGGTAGGGTTGGCTGGAGCAGGCTGATCGGGGGTAGGTCACCAATTGCTGGAAGCTGCTTTCCCTCTTCTGGCTGCTGAAATATTCCGGAGAGTGGCTGGGCAGATAATCAGTCTGAGAGTACTCCTCACACGGTGGAAACTTGGGGTCCACATAATTGGAACTAATCAGAAACGAGCTCATACTCATTTATTTGTTTGAATTGCACCCAAACCCATGTACAATTTATTCCTGGAGTCCTAGTCGTTTTCCTG from Spea bombifrons isolate aSpeBom1 chromosome 13, aSpeBom1.2.pri, whole genome shotgun sequence encodes:
- the HOXB4 gene encoding homeobox protein Hox-B4; translation: MSMSSFLISSNYVDPKFPPCEEYSQTDYLPSHSPEYFSSQKRESSFQQLVTYPRSACSSQPYPPCPGSGLQPSLLSPRTHPPAGLIPEDKHHCQSSSPNSPPSCSQMSLDSKQPTASGCQDPVVYPWMKKVHISSANSTYSGGEAKRSRTAYTRQQVLELEKEFHYNRYLTRRRRVEIAHTLRLSERQIKIWFQNRRMKWKKDHKLPNTKIRSNPSSSLSVAGVSPNKTKGTPV